In one window of Comamonas testosteroni DNA:
- a CDS encoding flavin reductase family protein has product MTEIDFAQLDTYARYKLMASLIVPRPIALVTTLGVDGTVNAAPFSMFNMMGEDPPVVMLSVNKRQDMAQKDTATNILRTSEFVVHITDEAMASAMHRCGDSLPPEHSELLHTGLTATPSQSVQPPRIAQAPVAFECVLHETLETESRYVFIGRVQWLAVREGLVDTEKWRVRLQEFFPVGRFGASFYVNCRDRFAVEADEGRAPALSVTASTVIDEM; this is encoded by the coding sequence ATGACCGAAATTGATTTTGCGCAACTGGACACCTATGCCCGCTACAAACTGATGGCCAGCCTGATCGTGCCGCGCCCGATTGCACTCGTGACCACGCTAGGTGTCGATGGCACGGTGAACGCGGCGCCTTTCAGCATGTTCAACATGATGGGCGAGGACCCGCCGGTGGTCATGCTCAGCGTCAACAAGCGCCAGGATATGGCGCAGAAGGACACGGCCACCAACATCCTGCGCACGAGCGAATTCGTGGTGCACATCACTGACGAGGCCATGGCCTCTGCCATGCATCGCTGCGGTGACAGTCTGCCGCCCGAGCACAGCGAGTTGCTGCACACAGGCCTGACGGCAACCCCGTCGCAGAGCGTGCAGCCGCCGCGCATTGCCCAGGCGCCGGTGGCCTTTGAATGCGTGTTGCATGAGACGCTGGAGACCGAGAGCCGCTATGTCTTTATCGGCCGAGTCCAATGGCTGGCCGTGCGCGAAGGGCTGGTGGACACCGAGAAATGGCGGGTGCGTCTTCAGGAGTTCTTCCCCGTGGGGCGTTTTGGGGCGAGCTTCTACGTCAACTGCCGCGACCGCTTTGCCGTCGAGGCCGATGAGGGCCGGGCGCCCGCGTTGAGCGTCACGGCCAGCACGGTCATTGACGAGATGTAG